A genomic window from Deltaproteobacteria bacterium includes:
- a CDS encoding SDR family oxidoreductase encodes MAGRLAGKVAVVTGGAKGQGEGVARLFAAEGARVAVLDVLDDPGARVAAAVGGRFFHCDVAREEEVAAAMDATVAAFGGLDVLYNNAAIIAYGRRIADLRAEDWDRTIAVNLRGPFLCAKHALPHLVRRGGGVIVNVSSHGAFQASPTGIADYAVAKGGLVTLTYYLASEYGAANVRANCIAPGPVPTDLNRPFLGTPEGRAMTASFIPLGRVGEIDDVARAALFLASDEARWITGAVLRVDGGIVVQ; translated from the coding sequence ATGGCCGGGCGGCTCGCGGGCAAGGTCGCCGTCGTGACCGGCGGGGCGAAGGGGCAGGGCGAGGGCGTGGCGCGCCTCTTCGCCGCCGAGGGCGCGCGCGTCGCGGTGCTCGACGTGCTCGACGACCCGGGCGCCCGCGTCGCGGCCGCGGTCGGCGGGCGCTTCTTCCACTGCGACGTGGCGCGCGAGGAGGAGGTGGCGGCCGCGATGGACGCTACCGTCGCCGCCTTCGGCGGCCTCGACGTGCTTTACAACAACGCGGCAATCATCGCCTACGGGCGAAGGATCGCCGACCTCCGGGCCGAGGATTGGGACCGGACGATCGCCGTCAACTTGCGCGGCCCCTTCCTGTGTGCGAAACACGCCTTGCCGCACCTCGTGCGGCGGGGCGGCGGGGTGATCGTCAACGTCTCGTCACACGGCGCGTTCCAGGCGTCGCCGACGGGGATCGCGGACTATGCGGTGGCGAAGGGAGGGCTGGTGACGCTGACGTACTACCTCGCGTCGGAGTACGGCGCGGCCAACGTGCGCGCCAACTGCATCGCGCCCGGGCCGGTGCCGACGGACCTGAACCGGCCCTTCCTCGGCACGCCCGAGGGGCGGGCGATGACCGCGTCGTTCATCCCGCTCGGGCGGGTGGGCGAGATCGACGACGTGGCGCGGGCGGCGCTGTTCCTCGCCTCGGACGAGGCCAGGTGGATCACGGGGGCGGTGCTGCGGGTGGACGGCGGCATCGTGGTGCAGTGA
- a CDS encoding VOC family protein has protein sequence MRNARLLHYSHCVSDLARSRRFYTDVLGFEVVAEFDFDDAATARVMGLPRARFKGVFMRRDGMRIELIGFSDPPPERSVRPRRSNEIGHSHLSFYVLSLDEALSELRSQGVEMVDGTRAVLASGVECCVVRDPDGFPIEIVQMPSLALLPYEGWEG, from the coding sequence ATGAGGAACGCGCGCCTCCTCCACTACTCCCACTGCGTCTCGGACCTCGCGCGCTCGCGCCGCTTCTACACCGACGTGCTCGGCTTCGAGGTGGTGGCCGAATTCGATTTCGACGACGCGGCGACGGCGCGCGTGATGGGTCTGCCGCGCGCCCGGTTCAAGGGCGTCTTCATGCGGCGCGATGGCATGCGCATCGAGCTGATCGGCTTCAGCGACCCGCCGCCCGAGCGCAGCGTGCGGCCGCGGCGCTCGAACGAGATCGGCCACTCGCACCTGAGCTTCTACGTCCTGAGTCTGGACGAGGCCCTGAGCGAGCTCCGCTCGCAGGGCGTGGAGATGGTGGACGGGACGCGTGCCGTCCTTGCGAGCGGCGTCGAATGCTGTGTCGTGCGCGACCCCGACGGCTTTCCGATCGAGATCGTGCAGATGCCGAGCCTGGCGCTCCTCCCCTACGAGGGGTGGGAGGGCTGA
- a CDS encoding amidohydrolase, which produces MATVDADGHVIEPADLWERELPPRFSARGFHIRWDAETEQEQVWAEERLLLPVGIVGVGMAGRPFEDVGKGVRYAELMPGGTDPRQRLRDMDREGIDVAVLYPSVGLFLEAIEDAALAEACCRVYNDWLADYCRTDPRRLIGIAGLPLQDVGAAVREVRRAVGELGMRGVFVRPNPCRGRALHDRCFDPLWAAIAEAGVPVGLHPSGAGDLPGALQGLRLDAPIMGHPSIFFIDDLIGFSHLVCGGVLERHPRLTVAVLEAGGGWLAHWFDRFDHFAHVYGWMAPELGLRPSEYFKRQCYISFDPDETTLPLLAPVIGEDRIVWASDYPHLDATYPGVVRELEEQLARLPPAAREKVRGGNAARLYGLPA; this is translated from the coding sequence ATGGCGACGGTCGATGCCGACGGCCACGTGATCGAGCCGGCGGACCTGTGGGAGCGCGAGCTGCCGCCGCGGTTCAGCGCGCGCGGCTTCCACATCCGCTGGGACGCGGAGACCGAGCAGGAGCAGGTGTGGGCGGAGGAGCGGCTCCTCCTGCCGGTGGGCATCGTCGGCGTCGGTATGGCCGGGCGTCCGTTCGAGGACGTGGGCAAGGGCGTGCGCTACGCGGAGCTCATGCCGGGCGGGACGGATCCGCGCCAGCGGCTCCGCGACATGGACCGCGAGGGCATCGACGTCGCGGTCCTCTACCCGTCAGTGGGGCTCTTCCTGGAGGCGATCGAGGACGCGGCGCTCGCCGAGGCGTGCTGCCGCGTCTACAACGACTGGCTCGCCGACTACTGCCGCACGGACCCGCGTCGGCTGATCGGCATCGCCGGCCTGCCGCTGCAGGACGTGGGCGCGGCCGTGCGCGAGGTGCGCCGCGCCGTGGGGGAGCTCGGCATGCGCGGCGTCTTCGTGCGCCCGAACCCGTGCCGCGGCCGCGCCCTCCACGACCGCTGCTTCGACCCGCTCTGGGCCGCAATCGCCGAGGCGGGCGTGCCCGTCGGCCTCCATCCCTCGGGCGCGGGCGATCTCCCCGGCGCGCTCCAGGGCCTCCGGCTCGACGCCCCCATCATGGGCCACCCGTCGATCTTTTTCATCGACGACCTGATCGGCTTCTCGCACCTCGTGTGCGGCGGCGTCCTCGAGCGCCACCCGCGGCTCACCGTCGCCGTGCTCGAGGCGGGCGGCGGCTGGCTCGCGCACTGGTTCGACCGCTTCGACCACTTCGCGCACGTCTACGGCTGGATGGCGCCCGAGCTCGGGCTCCGGCCGAGCGAGTACTTCAAGCGCCAGTGCTACATCTCCTTCGATCCCGACGAGACGACGCTCCCGCTGCTCGCCCCCGTGATCGGCGAGGACCGCATCGTGTGGGCCTCGGACTACCCGCACCTGGACGCGACCTATCCCGGCGTCGTGCGCGAGCTGGAGGAGCAGCTCGCCCGGCTCCCGCCCGCGGCGCGTGAGAAGGTGCGGGGCGGGAACGCGGCACGGCTCTACGGGCTCCCGGCATGA
- a CDS encoding SDR family oxidoreductase → MSEGTSLAGRVALVTGGGRGIGRAIALALGAAGADVAVAARSTDELDEVCRVLRARGRRALALPTDMLQHARVMAAVERAARELGRLDVLVNNAGGPVVLTGDPRGLWVETHDDPSWDATLVLNLTSCYWAAKAALGPMLRQGYGRIINVGSGYSLVGASGLSAYTAAKHGLVGFTRALAMEVGTRGVTVNLLRPGWTNTRLVDWSIVGLMTGRTAEEAKAHAESLAAQKRILEPEEVAPLAAFLASPAAGGITGQVLSADGGYMIGV, encoded by the coding sequence ATGTCGGAGGGCACGAGCCTCGCCGGCCGCGTCGCGCTCGTGACCGGCGGCGGGCGCGGCATCGGGCGCGCGATCGCGCTCGCGCTGGGCGCCGCCGGGGCCGACGTCGCGGTCGCGGCGCGCAGCACCGACGAGCTGGACGAGGTGTGCCGCGTGCTCCGCGCCCGCGGCCGGCGCGCGCTCGCCCTCCCGACCGACATGCTCCAGCACGCGCGGGTGATGGCCGCCGTCGAGCGCGCGGCGCGCGAGCTCGGCCGCCTCGACGTGCTGGTGAACAACGCGGGCGGCCCGGTCGTCCTGACCGGCGATCCGCGCGGCCTCTGGGTCGAGACCCACGACGACCCCTCCTGGGACGCGACCCTCGTCCTCAACCTGACGAGCTGCTACTGGGCCGCCAAGGCGGCGCTCGGGCCGATGCTCCGCCAGGGCTACGGGCGCATCATCAACGTCGGCTCCGGCTACTCGCTGGTCGGCGCCTCGGGGCTCTCGGCATACACGGCGGCGAAGCACGGTCTCGTCGGCTTCACGCGCGCGCTCGCCATGGAGGTCGGGACGCGCGGCGTGACCGTGAACCTCCTCCGCCCCGGCTGGACCAACACGCGCCTCGTCGACTGGAGCATCGTGGGCCTGATGACGGGCCGCACCGCGGAGGAGGCGAAGGCGCACGCCGAGAGCCTGGCCGCGCAGAAGCGCATCCTCGAGCCCGAGGAGGTGGCGCCGCTCGCTGCCTTCCTGGCCTCGCCCGCTGCCGGCGGTATTACCGGGCAGGTGCTCTCCGCCGACGGCGGTTACATGATCGGGGTGTGA
- a CDS encoding tetratricopeptide repeat protein, protein MRRRGSTLAAALGVAMALAGQVAAGEGGESELGRRFFLAARSELPLVEDPAVTEYVGRIGARLVKTLGAQEFDYRFYVVQSPVLNAFAVPGGYVFIFSGLLARVANDDELAGVLGHEMGHVSGHHIVRQQEKGQVWSAAALLGLLLSAVNPVAGAAGIAAAETAQLKFSREFEQEADYLGLRYASQAGYDPHAMGSFFKTLLTEQRINPAGVPAYMLTHPVTEDRVSHVETTINAQRLKTPAGRPAGSAELAETQAVARAIADPPDVVIPRYRRLAEEKPDDAERQLLLGRVYQTVGQLEAARGALEKCRDLGGVGGRVDRPLGSVYVALKEPAKAREALERHLARHPDDAFAHTQLGKALNDAGDSPAALTEFQRALGLDPDSDEAQRLTGIALGRKGDEAEGFYHLALASRLRGELEQALSQFQHTDRLVTPGSARQAEVERAIAELEPLVRERARERQERRRTGRRGLGTP, encoded by the coding sequence ATGAGGCGCCGGGGCTCCACCCTCGCGGCGGCGCTCGGCGTTGCCATGGCGCTCGCGGGCCAGGTCGCGGCCGGCGAGGGCGGCGAGAGCGAGCTCGGCCGGCGTTTCTTCCTCGCCGCGCGCTCCGAGCTCCCGCTGGTCGAGGACCCCGCCGTCACCGAGTACGTCGGGCGTATCGGTGCTCGGCTGGTGAAGACGCTCGGGGCGCAGGAGTTCGACTACCGCTTCTACGTCGTCCAGTCCCCGGTGCTGAACGCCTTCGCCGTCCCGGGCGGCTACGTGTTCATCTTCTCGGGTCTCCTCGCGCGGGTCGCCAACGACGACGAGCTGGCGGGCGTGCTCGGACACGAGATGGGCCACGTGAGCGGGCACCACATCGTGCGCCAGCAGGAGAAGGGGCAGGTGTGGTCGGCGGCCGCGCTGCTCGGCCTCCTCCTCTCGGCCGTCAACCCGGTCGCCGGCGCCGCCGGGATCGCCGCGGCGGAGACCGCGCAGCTCAAGTTCTCGCGCGAGTTCGAGCAGGAGGCCGACTACCTGGGGCTCCGCTACGCGAGCCAGGCCGGCTACGACCCGCACGCGATGGGCTCGTTCTTCAAGACCCTGCTCACCGAGCAGCGCATCAACCCGGCCGGGGTGCCGGCGTACATGCTGACGCACCCGGTGACCGAGGACCGCGTCTCGCACGTCGAGACCACCATCAACGCGCAGAGGCTCAAGACTCCCGCCGGCCGCCCCGCCGGGTCCGCCGAGCTGGCGGAGACCCAGGCGGTGGCGCGCGCGATCGCGGACCCGCCCGACGTGGTCATCCCTCGCTATCGCCGGCTCGCCGAGGAGAAGCCGGACGACGCCGAGCGGCAGCTCCTCCTCGGACGCGTCTACCAGACCGTCGGCCAGCTCGAGGCAGCGCGCGGGGCGCTCGAGAAGTGCCGTGACCTCGGGGGCGTCGGTGGTCGCGTCGATCGTCCGCTCGGGAGCGTGTACGTGGCGCTCAAGGAGCCGGCCAAGGCGCGCGAGGCGCTCGAGCGCCACCTCGCCCGGCATCCCGACGATGCCTTCGCGCACACCCAGCTCGGCAAGGCGCTCAACGACGCCGGGGACAGCCCGGCCGCGCTCACCGAGTTCCAGCGCGCGCTCGGCCTCGACCCCGACTCCGACGAGGCACAGCGCCTGACCGGCATCGCCCTCGGGCGCAAGGGCGACGAGGCCGAGGGCTTCTACCACCTGGCGCTCGCCTCGCGGCTGCGCGGCGAGCTCGAGCAGGCGCTCAGCCAGTTCCAGCACACCGACCGCCTGGTCACGCCGGGCAGCGCGCGGCAGGCCGAGGTCGAGCGGGCGATCGCGGAGCTGGAGCCCCTGGTGCGCGAGCGGGCGCGCGAGCGGCAGGAGCGCCGGCGGACGGGCCGGCGCGGCCTCGGGACGCCTTGA
- the hemB gene encoding porphobilinogen synthase, which translates to MSRFPAYRPRRLRRTEALRRLVRETHVDAAQLVQPLFVVPGRGVEKPVGSMPGIAQRSVDRAAEECRRLGDLGVPAVILFGVPERKDARGSGATDPGGIIPRALGAIREAAPGLVLVTDVCLCEYTDHGHCGVVKDGEVDNDPTLELLAAEALAHARAGADVIAPSDMMDGRVGAIRTALDAAGFAHLPIMAYAAKFASAFYGPFRDAAESAPQFGDRRSYQMDPANAEEALREVALDIEEGADIVMVKPALPCLDVVRRVKERFGYPVAAYQVSGEYAMVKAAAERGWIDEARVVEESLVAIRRAGADIIITYFAQDVARGLARR; encoded by the coding sequence ATGAGCCGCTTTCCCGCCTACCGCCCCCGGCGGCTGCGCCGGACTGAGGCGCTCCGCCGCCTGGTACGGGAGACGCACGTCGACGCGGCGCAGCTCGTGCAGCCGCTCTTCGTCGTTCCCGGCCGTGGGGTCGAGAAGCCGGTCGGGTCGATGCCGGGCATCGCGCAGCGCTCGGTCGATCGCGCGGCCGAGGAATGCCGGCGCCTCGGGGACCTGGGCGTGCCGGCCGTCATCCTCTTCGGCGTGCCGGAGCGGAAGGACGCGCGCGGCAGCGGCGCCACCGATCCGGGCGGCATCATCCCGCGCGCGCTCGGGGCCATCCGCGAGGCGGCGCCGGGGCTCGTCCTCGTGACCGACGTCTGCCTCTGCGAGTACACCGACCACGGCCACTGCGGCGTGGTGAAGGACGGCGAGGTCGACAACGATCCGACCCTCGAGCTGCTCGCGGCCGAAGCGCTCGCGCACGCGCGGGCCGGGGCGGACGTGATCGCGCCCTCCGACATGATGGACGGCCGCGTGGGGGCGATCCGCACGGCCCTCGACGCGGCGGGCTTCGCTCACCTCCCGATCATGGCCTACGCGGCCAAGTTCGCCTCCGCCTTCTACGGCCCGTTCCGCGACGCAGCCGAGTCGGCGCCGCAGTTCGGCGATCGGCGCTCCTACCAGATGGACCCCGCGAACGCCGAGGAGGCGCTGCGCGAGGTGGCGCTCGACATCGAGGAGGGCGCCGACATCGTCATGGTGAAGCCCGCGCTCCCCTGTCTCGACGTCGTGCGCCGCGTGAAGGAGCGCTTCGGGTACCCGGTCGCCGCCTACCAGGTGAGCGGGGAGTACGCGATGGTGAAGGCCGCGGCGGAGCGCGGCTGGATCGACGAGGCGCGCGTGGTCGAGGAGAGCCTGGTGGCCATCCGCCGCGCGGGCGCCGACATCATCATCACGTACTTCGCGCAGGACGTGGCGCGGGGGCTCGCACGGCGATGA
- the cobA gene encoding uroporphyrinogen-III C-methyltransferase — protein MTGRVYLVGAGPGDPGLLTRRGERCLASADVVVHDRLVGPRLLELVRPGVEVVALGRSHDDSDRPSQAAVEALLVERARAGKTVVRLKNGDPFLLGRGGEEAEALRRAGVPFEIVPGVSSAFAVPAYAGIPLTHRDHASLVTIATGHQARVGDEVVPPALPWETLARHGGTLVFLMGMRQMPAIMAALIAHGLPPDTPAAAIQSGTTGAQATVVASAATLAARVRAAGLVAPGVVVVGSVVTLRERIAWFEERPLFGRRVVVTRPRAQAGALADLLEAEGAEVIPFPTIAIVPPADPAPLERAVAAAGGYDWIVFTSANGVEAFFTRFAAARRDVRELEPVRLAAIGPETAAQLERRLLRVAVAAEDYRAEGLVAALADEDMRGRRVLLPRAAGARPVLPEALRARGARVDEVVAYRAVPPGEADVAGLTAALEAGAVDAVTFTSSSTVRNFVELLGRPAAARLAGDGGPAVACIGPVTAATARDLGLRVDVMPAAYTAAALAAALARHFGRDAAA, from the coding sequence ATGACCGGGCGCGTGTACCTGGTGGGGGCCGGGCCGGGCGATCCGGGCCTCCTCACCCGGCGCGGTGAGCGCTGCCTGGCCAGTGCCGACGTGGTCGTGCACGACCGCCTGGTCGGCCCGCGCCTGCTCGAGCTCGTCCGCCCCGGGGTGGAGGTGGTCGCCCTTGGCCGCTCGCACGACGACTCCGACCGGCCGAGCCAGGCGGCGGTCGAAGCGCTGCTGGTCGAGCGCGCGCGCGCCGGCAAGACCGTTGTGCGCTTGAAGAACGGGGATCCCTTCCTTCTCGGCCGCGGCGGCGAGGAGGCGGAGGCGCTGCGCCGCGCGGGCGTACCGTTCGAGATCGTCCCCGGCGTGTCGTCCGCCTTCGCGGTGCCGGCCTACGCCGGCATCCCGCTCACGCACCGCGACCATGCCTCGCTGGTCACCATCGCGACCGGGCACCAGGCGCGCGTGGGCGACGAGGTGGTGCCGCCCGCGCTGCCCTGGGAGACGCTCGCGCGCCACGGCGGCACGCTCGTCTTCCTCATGGGCATGCGGCAGATGCCCGCGATCATGGCGGCGCTCATCGCGCACGGGCTCCCCCCCGACACCCCGGCCGCCGCGATTCAGAGCGGCACGACGGGCGCACAGGCGACCGTGGTCGCGAGCGCGGCGACGCTGGCCGCGCGCGTGCGCGCGGCGGGGCTCGTGGCCCCGGGGGTCGTCGTCGTCGGGAGCGTGGTCACGCTCCGCGAGCGGATCGCCTGGTTCGAGGAGCGCCCGCTCTTCGGCCGGCGCGTCGTCGTGACCCGGCCGCGCGCGCAGGCGGGCGCGCTGGCGGACCTGCTGGAAGCCGAGGGGGCGGAGGTGATCCCGTTCCCGACCATCGCGATCGTGCCGCCGGCCGATCCCGCGCCCCTCGAGCGCGCGGTGGCGGCGGCGGGCGGCTACGACTGGATCGTGTTCACCAGCGCCAACGGCGTCGAGGCGTTCTTCACGCGCTTCGCCGCCGCGCGGCGCGACGTACGCGAGCTCGAGCCGGTGCGCCTCGCCGCCATCGGGCCCGAGACCGCGGCCCAGCTCGAGCGCCGCCTCCTGCGCGTCGCGGTGGCGGCCGAGGACTACCGCGCCGAGGGGCTGGTCGCGGCGCTCGCGGACGAGGACATGCGTGGCCGCCGCGTCCTCCTCCCGCGGGCCGCGGGCGCGCGCCCGGTCCTCCCCGAAGCGCTCCGCGCGCGCGGCGCGCGGGTCGACGAGGTGGTCGCGTACCGCGCCGTGCCCCCGGGCGAGGCGGACGTGGCCGGCCTCACGGCGGCGCTCGAGGCGGGAGCCGTCGATGCCGTCACCTTCACGAGCAGCTCCACGGTCAGGAACTTCGTCGAGCTGCTCGGCCGGCCGGCGGCGGCGCGCCTTGCCGGCGACGGCGGCCCGGCGGTCGCCTGCATCGGTCCGGTGACGGCCGCGACGGCGCGGGACCTCGGCCTGCGTGTCGACGTGATGCCGGCCGCCTACACGGCCGCCGCGCTGGCCGCAGCCCTCGCCCGGCACTTCGGCAGGGACGCGGCGGCGTAG
- the hemC gene encoding hydroxymethylbilane synthase, whose protein sequence is MLRLGTRGSALARAQAALVHDGLVRRHPGLRVETVHIRTTGDRGARAPQGPGGRKGLFVKEIEEALLAGEIDVGVHSMKDLPARLPAGLVVGAVPARAAAHDVLIGAGGLRELPSGARVGTASVRRRAQLLARRRDVVVTPLRGNVDTRLRRWREGAVDALILAAAGLERLGIAEPAALALAPEEFLPPVGQGALALECRADAPATRALLAAVEDPAAATAVAAERAFLLAIGGDCNTPLAAHATVADGQVALRALVTDREGQHWLEDADSAPAAEAEALGRALAERLLAAGARGILEG, encoded by the coding sequence GTGCTGCGCCTCGGCACGCGCGGGAGCGCCCTCGCGCGCGCGCAGGCGGCGCTGGTGCACGACGGGCTCGTGCGCCGACATCCCGGCCTCCGCGTCGAGACGGTCCACATCCGCACCACCGGCGACCGCGGCGCGCGCGCGCCGCAGGGGCCGGGCGGGAGGAAGGGCCTCTTCGTGAAGGAGATCGAGGAGGCGCTCCTCGCGGGCGAGATAGACGTCGGCGTCCACTCGATGAAGGACCTGCCGGCGCGCCTGCCCGCCGGCCTGGTGGTCGGGGCCGTGCCCGCGCGCGCCGCGGCGCACGACGTGTTGATCGGCGCGGGCGGCCTGCGCGAGCTTCCCTCCGGCGCACGCGTCGGCACCGCGAGCGTCCGCCGTCGGGCGCAGCTCCTCGCGCGCCGGCGGGACGTGGTCGTGACGCCGCTCCGCGGCAACGTCGACACCCGGCTCCGCCGCTGGCGCGAGGGCGCCGTCGACGCGCTCATCCTCGCCGCCGCCGGGCTCGAGCGCCTCGGCATCGCCGAGCCGGCGGCGCTCGCGCTCGCGCCGGAGGAGTTCCTGCCCCCGGTCGGGCAGGGCGCCCTCGCCCTCGAGTGCCGGGCCGACGCGCCCGCAACGCGCGCGCTCCTGGCCGCGGTGGAGGACCCGGCGGCGGCGACGGCGGTGGCGGCCGAGCGCGCGTTCCTCCTCGCCATCGGCGGCGACTGCAACACGCCGCTCGCGGCGCATGCCACCGTGGCCGATGGGCAGGTCGCGCTCCGCGCCCTGGTGACCGACCGGGAAGGGCAGCACTGGCTCGAGGACGCGGACAGCGCTCCCGCCGCGGAGGCGGAGGCGCTCGGCCGGGCCCTCGCGGAGCGCTTGCTCGCGGCCGGCGCGCGCGGAATCCTCGAAGGATGA
- a CDS encoding glutamyl-tRNA reductase: MERGIVLVGLNHRTAPVEVRERVAFANGRLEPSLGRLMAVEGVAEGAILSTCNRVEVLACGADPAAIGAALPGFLAREHDVPEGALAGHLYTHTDREAVRHLFRVAASLDSMVVGEPQILGQLKEHYAVAAAAGASGQILHRCFHRSFSVAKRIRRETRIAEKAVSIGSAAVELSRVIFDRLADKSALLLGAGTMGELTARQLLAQGVGSVMVANRTFDRAIDVARALGATPVPWDRLPRYLPLADLVIAAASGGEFLLTRPAVEEAMRERRHRPMFLIDLAVPRALDPAANQLDNVYLYDIDDLEGVVARNRGARAREADKAETIVDAEVEAFWRWFTSLDVVPTIVALRERVEVIRRREVERGLAGLGAVDPQQREAIERLTQAIVNKVLHAPLTALRRHRADPAEAFYVEAARRLFRLGTEEVDPDDEDA, from the coding sequence ATGGAGCGCGGCATCGTCCTGGTCGGGCTCAACCACCGCACTGCGCCGGTCGAGGTGCGCGAGCGCGTCGCGTTCGCGAACGGGCGCCTCGAGCCCTCGCTCGGCCGGCTGATGGCGGTCGAGGGTGTGGCCGAGGGCGCCATCCTCTCCACCTGCAACCGGGTCGAGGTGCTGGCCTGCGGAGCCGATCCCGCGGCGATCGGTGCCGCGCTGCCCGGCTTCCTCGCGCGCGAGCACGACGTGCCCGAGGGCGCGCTCGCCGGGCACCTCTATACCCACACCGACCGCGAGGCCGTGCGCCACCTCTTCCGCGTTGCCGCCAGCCTCGACTCGATGGTGGTGGGTGAGCCACAGATCCTGGGCCAGCTGAAGGAGCACTACGCGGTCGCGGCGGCCGCCGGCGCCTCGGGGCAGATCCTCCATCGCTGCTTCCACCGGTCGTTCTCGGTCGCCAAGCGCATCCGGCGCGAGACCCGCATCGCCGAGAAGGCCGTCTCGATCGGCTCGGCCGCGGTCGAGCTGTCGCGCGTCATCTTCGACCGGCTGGCCGACAAGAGCGCGCTCCTCCTCGGCGCCGGCACGATGGGCGAGCTCACGGCGCGCCAGCTCCTCGCCCAGGGCGTGGGCTCGGTGATGGTGGCGAACCGCACCTTCGACCGGGCGATCGATGTGGCGCGCGCGCTGGGCGCCACGCCCGTGCCCTGGGATCGCCTGCCACGCTATCTGCCCCTCGCCGACCTGGTCATCGCGGCGGCGAGCGGCGGGGAGTTCCTGCTCACGCGCCCGGCGGTCGAGGAAGCGATGCGCGAACGCCGCCACCGCCCGATGTTCCTGATCGACCTGGCGGTGCCGCGCGCCCTCGACCCGGCCGCGAACCAGCTCGACAACGTCTACCTCTACGACATCGACGACCTGGAGGGTGTGGTCGCCCGGAACCGCGGCGCCCGCGCGCGCGAGGCCGACAAGGCGGAGACCATCGTGGACGCCGAGGTCGAGGCCTTCTGGCGCTGGTTCACGAGCCTCGACGTCGTGCCCACCATCGTCGCGCTGCGCGAGCGGGTGGAGGTGATTCGCCGGCGCGAGGTCGAGCGCGGCCTGGCGGGGCTCGGCGCGGTCGACCCGCAGCAGCGCGAGGCGATCGAGCGCTTGACGCAGGCGATCGTCAACAAGGTCCTGCACGCCCCGCTGACTGCGCTCCGCCGCCACCGCGCCGACCCGGCCGAGGCGTTCTACGTCGAGGCGGCGCGCCGCCTCTTCCGCCTCGGCACCGAGGAGGTCGATCCCGACGACGAGGACGCATAG
- a CDS encoding c-type cytochrome biogenesis protein CcsB produces the protein MELGCLRLAVALYLAGTLAALVGIAVRRDLPRTLLPRLLWAGFVAHGLSIAVRSWTAGYMAVATFDEALSFLGLLLMAVFLVVQLRRPLVALGAVVSPLAFGLTLAADAVYRGARPLPPVLDSAWLPIHVVLSVLGDAVFALAFSASLLYLVQERRLKARRAPAALRYLPSLETLDRVNYRCLVWGLILLTLGIVSGIVWAHTAWGRFWSSDPKLVFSLVTWGIYVVLLQGRMTAGWRGRWAATLTIAGFAVIVLSLVGVNVLALGNHGKAF, from the coding sequence ATGGAGCTCGGGTGCCTGCGCCTCGCGGTCGCCCTCTACCTCGCCGGCACGCTGGCGGCGCTGGTCGGCATCGCGGTCCGCCGGGACCTGCCCCGCACCCTCCTGCCGCGGCTCCTGTGGGCCGGCTTCGTCGCGCACGGGCTCTCCATCGCCGTGCGCTCGTGGACTGCCGGATACATGGCGGTCGCCACCTTCGACGAGGCGCTCTCGTTCCTGGGGCTCCTCCTGATGGCGGTGTTCCTGGTCGTGCAGCTCCGCCGCCCGCTGGTCGCGCTCGGTGCGGTGGTGAGCCCGCTCGCCTTCGGGCTGACGCTCGCGGCCGACGCGGTCTACCGCGGTGCCCGCCCGCTCCCGCCCGTGCTCGACAGCGCCTGGCTGCCGATCCACGTCGTGCTCTCCGTCCTGGGCGACGCGGTTTTCGCGCTCGCCTTCAGCGCGAGCCTCCTCTACCTGGTGCAGGAGCGGCGGCTGAAGGCGCGCCGAGCACCCGCGGCGCTCCGCTACCTGCCTTCGCTCGAAACCCTCGACCGGGTCAACTATCGCTGCCTGGTGTGGGGGCTCATCCTCCTCACGCTCGGCATCGTGAGCGGCATCGTGTGGGCGCACACGGCATGGGGCCGGTTCTGGTCCTCGGACCCGAAGCTCGTCTTCTCGCTCGTCACCTGGGGCATCTACGTGGTGCTTCTCCAGGGACGGATGACCGCCGGCTGGCGCGGGCGCTGGGCGGCGACGCTCACCATCGCGGGGTTTGCGGTGATCGTGCTCTCGCTGGTGGGAGTGAACGTGCTCGCGCTCGGGAACCACGGCAAGGCGTTCTGA